The following proteins are encoded in a genomic region of Diabrotica virgifera virgifera chromosome 1, PGI_DIABVI_V3a:
- the LOC126891342 gene encoding trichohyalin-like: MEPLKKPKEQEKKEDDYRQKKQDEAKINKNENGEELSHDGKMEEIEERKKFEEEMLKRHQNQPKINRSGPITHSTLLDNMLEETNREEEEKEGDAEEREPSAEAIEVEGEENKREDQTETHWQKTGDSILQALLFDDEDYEAIQQSKKRKGDSLEENERFKKEKREETAEYPEETENERILRKLKQVLEILNNKGPIQGEHKIIARNLIGEIYNQNKTGLNQSKKTQTEEESIRCEQCKIKIEREKQRKETEKIIEVLNKGGDINDFNQIYEKRWEETVYEKTKWEQGGLQETIAKKECLIVTKNEIKEGGIESVIRTIREEVHEIIEGCQEGNVEYIENGNRSSMATVRREWYTYVAKIKDQGEVAETHEVAEKALKQIKERKEPPEIIRVAINNEINKEKVRKALEFVGRREKITWEIIIRGKEMDKEVKNEQEESLLIKTGSKSYTDVLKEMNAKINIGKIGVKVDRLKKTEGGDILVKLKGRGAAEKLKREMDTKMSGISMAVRRKENYFTITGLDPGVTEKILHEAIQAYTGISQDEVDIKMLRTNQHGEQVATIAVRPTKAEELRRYTTIAIGWVFCPIMERYTPMRCYKCLHYGHSTFECKGESRVACCYNCMKTGHTAVQCGNTAFCLTCNEEGHRMDRMQCPAYRAWVYGRGREREPPKGA; encoded by the coding sequence ATGGAaccattaaaaaaaccaaaggaACAGGAAAAAAAAGAGGACGACTACAGGCAAAAGAAACAGGACGAAGCTAAGATTAACAAAAACGAGAATGGGGAAGAACTGTCGCACGACGGCAAAATGGAAGAAATAGAGGAGCGAAAGAAGTTTGAGGAAGAAATGTTAAAGAGGCATCAGAATCAACCAAAAATAAACAGGTCGGGTCCCATAACACACTCGACATTATTGGACAACATGCTAGAAGAAACTAATAGAGAAGAGGAAGAGAAAGAAGGAGATGCAGAGGAGAGGGAACCCTCGGCGGAAGCAATAGAAGTGGAAGGAgaggaaaataaaagagaagatcAAACGGAAACACACTGGCAAAAAACTGGAGATAGCATTCTTCAAGCCTTGTTGTTTGACGACGAGGATTACGAAGCAATACAACAGTCCAAAAAAAGAAAAGGGGATAGCCTAGAGGAAAATGAGAGATTCAAAAAAGAGAAGAGGGAAGAGACCGCCGAATACCCCGAGGAGACAGAAAATGAAAGGATCCTGAGAAAGCTAAAACAAGTATtggaaatattaaacaataaagGCCCCATACAGGGGGAACACAAAATAATAGCTAGAAATCTGATTGGGGAAATATATAATCAGAACAAAACAGGCCTAAACCAAAGTAAGAAGACACAAACGGAGGAGGAGAGCATTAGATGCGAACaatgcaaaataaaaatagagCGAGAAAAGCAAAGAAAGGAGACTGAGAAGATAAttgaagtattaaacaaagggggGGACATAAATGACTTCAACCAAATATATGAAAAGAGGTGGGAGGAAACAGTCTACGAAAAAACAAAATGGGAACAAGGGGGCTTGCAAGAAACAATAGCTAAGAAAGAATGCCTGATAGtaacaaaaaatgaaataaaagagGGTGGAATAGAAAGCGTAATACGCACTATCAGAGAAGAAGTGCATGAAATCATAGAGGGTTGTCAAGAGGGAAACGTAGAGTACATAGAAAATGGGAACAGAAGCTCCATGGCAACTGTAAGGAGAGAATGGTATACCTATGTCGCAAAAATTAAGGACCAAGGAGAAGTGGCGGAGACACATGAAGTGGCGGAGAAGGCCCTAAAACAAATTAAAGAGAGGAAGGAGCCGCCCGAAATAATACGGGTAGCAATTAATAACGAAATAAACAAAGAGAAGGTACGAAAAGCCCTGGAATTCGTGGGTAGGAGGGAAAAAATAACGTGGGAGATAATTATACGAGGCAAAGAAATGGATAAAGAAGTTAAAAACGAGCAAGAGGAATCCCTCCTAATTAAAACCGGGAGCAAGTCATATACAGACGTCTTAAAGGAGATGAATGCGAAAATAAATATAGGGAAAATAGGAGTGAAGGTGGATAGACTTAAAAAAACCGAAGGGGGGGACATCCTCGTGAAGCTTAAAGGAAGGGGAGCTGCAGAAAAGCTAAAAAGGGAGATGGACACGAAGATGTCCGGTATTAGTATGGCAGTAAGGCGCAAAGAGAATTATTTCACAATAACTGGTCTGGACCCAGGGGTCACGGAGAAAATCCTACATGAAGCCATACAAGCATACACCGGAATATCACAGGACGAGGTAGACATAAAAATGCTACGAACAAACCAGCACGGAGAACAAGTGGCAACCATAGCCGTGCGCCCTACGAAAGCGGAGGAATTGAGACGATACACTACGATAGCGATAGGCTGGGTGTTCTGTCCCATTATGGAGAGGTACACCCCGATGAGGTGCTACAAATGTCTCCATTACGGGCATAGCACATTTGAATGTAAAGGGGAGAGCAGGGTAGCGTGTTGCTACAACTGCATGAAAACAGGGCATACGGCAGTGCAGTGTGGTAACACTGCATTCTGTCTCACTTGTAATGAAGAAGGTCATCGCATGGACCGCATGCAATGCCCAGCCTATCGGGCGTGGGTGTACGGTAGGGGAAGGGAAAGGGAACCCCCAAAGGGtgcataa